GCACGGCTTTTTTGTAAGGGCGATCCTGCGAGCTGAGCGCATCATAAATGTCGGCGATGCACATGATGCGCGCCTGCAGAGGAATCTCATCACCCTTCAAGCCAAACGGATAACCCGAGCCGTCCAGCATCTCATGATGCGCGCCGGCATATTTCGGAATGTTTTCCAGATCTTTGGTGAAGGGAATTTTGCGTAAAATGGCAAGCGTATGCTCGACGTGTTTCTGAATTTCCTTGTACTCCGAGGCGGTAAGATTCCCCTTCACCACCGATAGGCTTTCATACTCATGCGGGGTGAGAAAGTAACGTTCTTCCCCATTACTATCCATAAATGTGCGCTCGCCAATCTTCTGCAGACGCGCCAAATCTGCGGGCGGCAGATAACCCGGCACATTGATTTTCTTCAAGAATTCGAGATCGCTATCCAGCTCCTTGAGCCGCTCCGCCAACGCCGCATCGATTTCCTTCAAGCGCGCAAGGCCTTCGCCGTTCATTTGCACAAATTCGAACTTTTGCTTGAGCGACTCAATGACGAGGGAGGATTTAATCGCGGTAAAGCGCTCGGCGATGGTTTCCATTTGCGCATCGTTAAGCTTGGTGATCTTTTCCAACACCGCCTCTTTGACGCCGATTTTGCCGATATCGTGCAGCCAGCCGGCCATGCGCAGTTCTTCCAACTGCTCGGGCGAGAACTTGATTCCCGCAAAAAAGCCCTCGCGCTCTTCGTTAATTGCCTCGGCGATGCGCATGGAATACCGCGCCACCCGCCCGGAATGACCGGCGGTATGCGGCGAGCGGGAATCGATGGCTTTGGCAGAATAGCGCACCAGGGATTTGAACAGCGCTCGAATCTCTTCAATGAGCTTGGCGTTGCGAATGGCAACCGCGGCTTGGCTGGCGAGGGACAGTATCAACGTTTCATATTCCTTGCGAAACGGCACGACCCGGCCCTGGGCGTCCAGAGAATTCACCAGTTGCAACACGCCGATGATCTGATCTTTATGGTCGCGCATCGGCACGGTCAGCATGGATTTACTGCGATAGCCCATGCGCTTGTCA
This window of the Cytophagia bacterium CHB2 genome carries:
- a CDS encoding GAF domain-containing protein, whose protein sequence is MSSDRATADVNDDVQTQIARLNQIGIALSSEHNLNKLLELIVKEARRFTVADGGSLYIKEDDKLNFLVAQTESLEKKLEGAPSFKSFYVPLTKESISGYVAITGQVLNIPDVYHISPTVEYRFNKDFDKRMGYRSKSMLTVPMRDHKDQIIGVLQLVNSLDAQGRVVPFRKEYETLILSLASQAAVAIRNAKLIEEIRALFKSLVRYSAKAIDSRSPHTAGHSGRVARYSMRIAEAINEEREGFFAGIKFSPEQLEELRMAGWLHDIGKIGVKEAVLEKITKLNDAQMETIAERFTAIKSSLVIESLKQKFEFVQMNGEGLARLKEIDAALAERLKELDSDLEFLKKINVPGYLPPADLARLQKIGERTFMDSNGEERYFLTPHEYESLSVVKGNLTASEYKEIQKHVEHTLAILRKIPFTKDLENIPKYAGAHHEMLDGSGYPFGLKGDEIPLQARIMCIADIYDALSSQDRPYKKAVPLEKSLQILQEEAERGKLDKNLVELFIRRKLYQSQRKLDEDEDQD